The Dreissena polymorpha isolate Duluth1 chromosome 10, UMN_Dpol_1.0, whole genome shotgun sequence genome includes a region encoding these proteins:
- the LOC127847274 gene encoding uncharacterized protein LOC127847274 isoform X1 → MEKILGLLCALLFVGYTEAAVTSWAATGGVAAITVGGTAPAGSATIYLQSSLAVGATLFTVTATANPAIASYTFDATDGNPATHGAIAVSTSGAVTLAKAIDYPTVKQVIFKVVATDTTPTTPLTGTFTMTVNFGPSTDSAYSFCVADPTPLGTTIGKATASATAGTWAVMAGGDAAKFTVAAGGSITTAAQLKSSGQVYYTATLQLTDAGATTNWPLHVLVDNSCLCSGVAHVISGVAMIVMTVLASTVL, encoded by the exons atggaaaaaatactTGGATTACTGTGCGCGCTTCTGTTTGTTGGATATACCG AGGCGGCCGTAACTTCCTGGGCGGCAACAGGCGGCGTCGCAGCGATAACAGTGGGGGGAACTGCGCCTGCTGGATCAGCAACCATATACTTGCAATCATCTTTAGCTGTGGGGGCAACCCTGTTTACTGTAACAGCCACTGCTAATCCTGCAATAGCAAGTTATACATTCGATGCGACGGATGGCAACCCTGCAACACATGGGGCAATAGCTGTGAGCACGAGTGGTGCTGTAACACTTGCTAAGGCGATAGATTACCCTACCGTAAAGCAAGTGATCTTCAAAGTCGT CGCTACAGACACTACTCCTACTACCCCACTCACAGGCACGTTCACCATGACTGTCAACTTCGGTCCATCCACAGACTCTGCCTATTCATTTTGTGTTGCCGACCCGACACCGTTAG GAACTACAATTGGAAAAGCAACTGCATCTGCTACCGCTGGTACTTGGGCTGTTATGGCAG GGGGAGACGCAGCGAAATTCACGGTCGCGGCGGGCGGTTCAATCACGACTGCAGCACAACTTAAATCATCTGGACAAGTTTACTACACCGCCACACTTCAGCTTACGGACGCAGGTGCCACCACCAATTGGCCCTTGCATGTGCTTGTCGACAACAGTTGCCTATGCAGCGGAGTCGCCCACGTCATTTCCGGTGTCGCCATGATCGTAATGACAGTCTTGGCGTCCACTGTGTTATAA
- the LOC127847274 gene encoding uncharacterized protein LOC127847274 isoform X2 — MDKLLGFVCALLCAWNAEAAVTSWAATGGVAAITVGGTAPAGSATIYLQSSLAVGATLFTVTATANPAIASYTFDATDGNPATHGAIAVSTSGAVTLAKAIDYPTVKQVIFKVVATDTTPTTPLTGTFTMTVNFGPSTDSAYSFCVADPTPLGTTIGKATASATAGTWAVMAGGDAAKFTVAAGGSITTAAQLKSSGQVYYTATLQLTDAGATTNWPLHVLVDNSCLCSGVAHVISGVAMIVMTVLASTVL, encoded by the exons AGGCGGCCGTAACTTCCTGGGCGGCAACAGGCGGCGTCGCAGCGATAACAGTGGGGGGAACTGCGCCTGCTGGATCAGCAACCATATACTTGCAATCATCTTTAGCTGTGGGGGCAACCCTGTTTACTGTAACAGCCACTGCTAATCCTGCAATAGCAAGTTATACATTCGATGCGACGGATGGCAACCCTGCAACACATGGGGCAATAGCTGTGAGCACGAGTGGTGCTGTAACACTTGCTAAGGCGATAGATTACCCTACCGTAAAGCAAGTGATCTTCAAAGTCGT CGCTACAGACACTACTCCTACTACCCCACTCACAGGCACGTTCACCATGACTGTCAACTTCGGTCCATCCACAGACTCTGCCTATTCATTTTGTGTTGCCGACCCGACACCGTTAG GAACTACAATTGGAAAAGCAACTGCATCTGCTACCGCTGGTACTTGGGCTGTTATGGCAG GGGGAGACGCAGCGAAATTCACGGTCGCGGCGGGCGGTTCAATCACGACTGCAGCACAACTTAAATCATCTGGACAAGTTTACTACACCGCCACACTTCAGCTTACGGACGCAGGTGCCACCACCAATTGGCCCTTGCATGTGCTTGTCGACAACAGTTGCCTATGCAGCGGAGTCGCCCACGTCATTTCCGGTGTCGCCATGATCGTAATGACAGTCTTGGCGTCCACTGTGTTATAA